The Thalassotalea piscium sequence GCGCATTTAAATTATGTTTTAAATACAGCATATTATCTTTTAGAGCGGTTAGTACGGGCGCCATTTTTTTCTCAGCACTTTGCATGGCAATAATCACCTTACGATAATTACGCTGCGTTTGTCGTAATTTACTTTGGCTTTGGCGCTTAAGCGATGCGTTTGAGTATTGCTCAATTTCATCTTGCCACTCATCAAATAATGCTTCAGCTACATTTTCAATGGCATCAATCCGATCAGAAACATCTTTTGCCGCTTGCTCACTTGATTCATAGTGTGCTTTGCTTTGTTGATAATGCGTTTCTAATTCGCCGCCATCAAAGGTAATTAATGA is a genomic window containing:
- a CDS encoding DUF2959 domain-containing protein, which codes for MTKINAFIIALLLTLTACSSAYYSAMEKVGIHKRDILIDRVEEANDSQEEVKEEFASALAQFSSLITFDGGELETHYQQSKAHYESSEQAAKDVSDRIDAIENVAEALFDEWQDEIEQYSNASLKRQSQSKLRQTQRNYRKVIIAMQSAEKKMAPVLTALKDNMLYLKHNLNAQAVGALKGEYQSIKRDIDVLIKEMNNSIDDSQAFINTLKAQ